The Episyrphus balteatus chromosome 4, idEpiBalt1.1, whole genome shotgun sequence genome includes a window with the following:
- the LOC129918152 gene encoding uncharacterized protein LOC129918152 — protein MINVLAVFQNFSATLAYYSYRNFGSFMIEEFIWNKKDAVVFPNRMANLHGAVLPVYFKDRRTAVILSKTNNGRTVIGGYLGNIFNTFAKRHNARLNISDDTNSLSNKDILELVSNGTIDIADLGPMLLRNPIQWFSYPYLTIDWGIILPIETNIPINKVFGHVFDWQACVLTILVLISLAVSLGIVAMFSGSSCNFFTFIIDCFRGMLGQSFSESPKAFYSTKIIYSSIFFFGIMIVTSYNAFLQSLMTKLPKENVIRTFEDVQTFGLKIYLTQAEFDLHLIRLRPDLMEKYSKIFQAVQEDKKEKLFDINNPKYAFTVTSNTWMNVENQQNFFGRKFYRWSKELILFKNQLAAIHLNENSIYKKALNFHILETQSSGLMDYWTKRSFYEILGIQEEVIKFDFEPEVNLRQMKVEDLKWICN, from the exons ATGATTAATGTTctagcagtttttcaaaatttctcggCCACACTGGCGTACTACAGCTACAGGAATTTCGGAAGCTTTATGATTGAAGAATTCATTTGGAACAAGAAGGACGCTGTCGTCTTTCCAAATCGAATGGCCAATCTTCATGGCGCAGTATTGCCAGTTTATTTCAAAGACCGTAGGACAGCAGTGATACTTTCAAAAACTAATAACGGTAGAACAGTTATTGGTGGATATTTGGGGAATATCTTtaacacttttgctaaaaggcATAACGCCAGATTGAATATTTCAGATGACACCAATTCATTATCAAATAAGGACATTCTTGAACTTGTTTCGAATGGAACAATTGATATAGCTGATTTGGGTCCAATGCTTTTACGGAATCCAATTCAATGGTTCTCATATCCGTATTTAACAATTGATTGGGGTATAATTCTGCCAATAGAAACAAATATTCccattaataaagtttttggaCATGTTTTTGATTGGCAAGCATGTGTTTTGACAATTTTGGTATTAATATCACTTGCTGTATCACTTGGAATTGTTGCCATGTTCTCGGGATCATCTTGTAACTTTTTCACCTTTATTATTGATTGTTTTCGTGGAATGCTTGGACAGTCATTCTCTGAATCCCCAAAAGCTTTTTATAGTACAAAAATCATCTATTCTTCGATATTTTTCTTTGGAATCATGATAGTAACTTCATATAATGCATTTCTTCAGTCCTTGATGACCAAGTTACCAAAAGAAAATGTGATACGAACTTTTGAAGACGTGCAAacatttggtttgaaaatataCCTTACTCAAGCTGAATTCGATTTACACTTGATAAGACTAAGACCCGATTTAATGGAAAAGTATTCAAAGATATTTCAAGCAGTtcaagaagataaaaaagaaaaactttttgacaTAAATAATCCCAAATATGCCTTCACAGTGACTAGTAATACATGGATGAATGTTGAGAATcagcaaaatttttttggtcGAAAATTTTATCGTTGGTCAAAAGAATTGATTctgtttaaaaatcaattagcaGCAAttcatttgaatgaaaattcaatttataaaaaagctttaaacTTCCATATTTTAGAGACACAATCAAGTGGATTGATGGATTATTGGACGAAAAGATCATTTTATGAAATACTTGGAATACAAGAAGAAGTTATAAAATTCGATTTTGAACCGGAAGTAAATTTAAGACAAATGAAAGTTGAAGATTTGAAATGGATATG caattga